A section of the Halopiger aswanensis genome encodes:
- a CDS encoding NUDIX domain-containing protein, with the protein MVRRPPAYCPYCGDALETIALDGRERKRCPGCGEVIWHNPVPCAGVAVVDRTGDEPAVLCVERGVPPGVGEWTIPGGHIETGEQPHVGAARELEEETGVSVDPDALRVFDAAALPPRADKHVLMTYYVVDRAETTGEPRAGSDAADARFWTPSAFDAADERFRPVHEARFRAAAMLFE; encoded by the coding sequence ATGGTTCGTCGGCCACCCGCGTACTGTCCCTACTGCGGCGACGCCCTCGAGACGATCGCACTCGACGGCCGCGAGCGCAAGCGCTGTCCGGGCTGCGGCGAGGTGATCTGGCACAATCCGGTCCCCTGCGCGGGCGTCGCAGTCGTCGACCGCACGGGGGACGAACCCGCGGTCCTCTGCGTCGAACGCGGCGTGCCGCCCGGCGTCGGCGAGTGGACGATTCCCGGCGGCCACATCGAAACCGGCGAGCAGCCCCACGTCGGCGCCGCCCGCGAACTCGAGGAGGAGACCGGCGTCTCGGTCGACCCGGACGCCCTCCGGGTGTTCGACGCGGCGGCGCTCCCGCCGCGGGCGGACAAACACGTCCTGATGACCTACTACGTCGTCGACCGCGCCGAGACGACGGGCGAGCCCCGAGCCGGTAGCGACGCGGCTGACGCGCGGTTCTGGACGCCGTCGGCCTTCGACGCCGCGGACGAGCGGTTCCGACCGGTCCACGAGGCGCGGTTCCGGGCGGCCGCGATGTTGTTCGAGTGA
- the udk gene encoding uridine kinase, translating to MSIPSFVIGIAGGTGAGKTTVARTVADTVGEAVTRIPLDNYYEDLSHLEFEERKEVNYDHPDAFEWELLREHLNQLLMGQPVEMPQYDFEIHNRKDERVTVEPTDVIVLEGIFSLYDEEIIEMLDLRVYVMTDADVRILRRIERDVVDRGRDLEGVMDQYLETVKPMHEQFVEPTKKNADVIIPEGANQMAVDLLIEKIEAERTDTPGASGAGGAGGATDAEPDPEADRERDLPFPEPSTD from the coding sequence ATGAGTATCCCGTCGTTCGTCATCGGGATCGCCGGGGGGACGGGAGCCGGAAAGACGACGGTCGCGCGGACCGTCGCGGACACCGTCGGCGAGGCCGTGACCCGCATTCCGCTGGACAACTACTACGAAGACCTCTCGCACCTCGAGTTCGAGGAGCGCAAGGAGGTCAACTACGACCACCCCGACGCCTTCGAGTGGGAACTGCTGCGCGAACACCTGAACCAGTTGCTGATGGGCCAGCCCGTCGAGATGCCTCAGTACGACTTCGAGATCCACAACCGCAAGGACGAGCGCGTCACCGTCGAGCCGACGGACGTGATCGTCCTCGAGGGGATTTTCTCGCTGTACGACGAGGAGATCATCGAGATGCTGGACCTGCGGGTGTACGTCATGACCGACGCCGACGTCCGCATCCTGCGGCGCATCGAGCGCGACGTCGTCGACCGGGGCCGCGACCTCGAGGGAGTCATGGACCAGTACCTGGAGACGGTCAAGCCGATGCACGAGCAGTTCGTCGAGCCGACGAAAAAGAACGCGGACGTGATCATTCCGGAGGGGGCGAACCAGATGGCGGTCGATCTCCTGATCGAGAAGATCGAGGCCGAGCGGACCGATACGCCGGGAGCGAGCGGGGCCGGCGGTGCAGGCGGTGCGACCGACGCGGAGCCGGACCCCGAAGCCGACCGCGAGCGTGACCTTCCCTTTCCGGAGCCGTCGACCGACTGA